In a single window of the Prinia subflava isolate CZ2003 ecotype Zambia chromosome 3, Cam_Psub_1.2, whole genome shotgun sequence genome:
- the TMEM139 gene encoding transmembrane protein 139, which translates to MWLETRWKNIRHTLLLVFTAALLIGVTMLAISSNPVGYFFLGVGGVCLVGYLLSVFVECYLRNQHQHDANEIPPNRQSQAGVNAAYEAPTYEEVMTMSAPAIWTITSNPGSVPSPLSEPPPYSVVIESSAQQETMVEAPQGPAPPDTMHTSETGTGSRTQLQLVLPPRLQRFVSDIHEEKDLEERSEPLEPLTPPPAYETAISDEVFEDAHQPSALGLITPSMNTEPNPHPNTGCSYRDGKTADNVLPKCLSRHSSNQN; encoded by the exons ATGTGGTTAGAGACACGCTGGAAGAACATCCGCCATACCTTGCTGCTTGTGTTCACCGCTGCTCTCCTCATCGGGGTCACCATGCTGGCCATCTCCTCTAACCCAGTAGGCTATTTCTTCCTCGGGGTAGGGGGAGTGTGCCTGGTCGGCTATTTGCTGAGTGTGTTTGTCGAGTGTTACCTGAGGAATCAACACCAGCATGACGCAAATGAAATACCTCCGaacaggcagagccaggcagg GGTGAATGCTGCCTACGAAGCGCCCACCTATGAGGAGGTGATGACCATGTCAGCTCCAGCAATATGGACAATTACATCCAACCCAGGCTCTGTGCCCTCGCCGCTGAGCGAGCCTCCCCCCTACAGCGTTGTCATTGAATCCTCAGCCCAGCAAGAGACGATGGTGGAGGCTCCCCAGGGGCCAGCGCCACCAGACACAATGCACACCTCTGAGACTGGCACGGGCtccaggacacagctgcagctggtgctgccccCGAGACTGCAGCGCTTTGTTTCGGACATCCATGAGGAGAAAGACCTTGAAGAAAGGTCTGAACCACTGGAGCCACTCACTCCACCACCTGCTTACGAGACTGCCATCAGTGATGAGGTCTTTGAAGATGCTCACCAGCCTTCTGCGTTAGGACTGATTACACCTTCCATGAATACAGAACCAAACCCTCACCCCAATACAGGATGCTCCTACAGGGATGGTAAAACAGCTGATAATGTTTTGCCTAAATGTTTGTCTCGCCATTCTTCGAACCAGAATTGA
- the CASP2 gene encoding caspase-2, whose product MLATCGMQRCHQEALKKNRVTLAKQLVLNVLVEHMVEKDIITTEMVEMIQAKSGSFDRNVEFLNLLPKRGPKAFSAFCEALRETQQQHLEEVILKTMSSLSREIARLDHCPESDLPYPASESCNSKRPRWLEPIEHSLDNGDGPSIPPVKYCTPEFYHNHQHLAYKLTSEPRGLALILSNVRFSSERDLEYRAGGAVDCASLEVLFRHLGYRVTVLCDQTAQEMQSALERFSKLQDHRDVDSCIIALLSHGVEGGVYGSDGKLLELQEAFRLFDNANCPNLQNKPKMFFIQACRGDELDRGVDQRDGKGRSDSPGCEESDANKEESLKLRLPTRSDMICGYACLKGTAAMRNTKRGSWYVEALASVFAEDSRHTHVADMLVKVNRRIKQREGYAPGTEFHRCKEMSEYCSTLCQDLYLFPGYLPGK is encoded by the exons ATGCTGGCGACGTGCGGCATGCAGCGGTGCCACCAGGAAGCGCTCAAGAAGAACCGGGTGACGCTGGCCAAGCAGCTGGTGTTGAACGTGCTGGTGGAGCACATGGTGGAGAAGGACATCATCACCACGGAGATGGTGGAAATGATACAG GCCAAGTCTGGGAGCTTCGACCGAAATGTGGAATTCCTCAATTTGCTGCCCAAGAGAGGCCCTAAAGCCTTCTCAGCCTTCTGTGAAGCGCTGCGAGAAACCCaacagcagcacctggaggaGGTGATCCTGAAGACAATGTCCAGCCTGAGCCGTGAGATTGCAAGG CTTGACCACTGTCCTGAGTCAGATCTTCCATACCCTGCCAGTGAGTCCTGTAATTCAAAGAGACCCCGTTGGCTTG AACCAATAGAACATTCCTTGGATAACGGAGATGGTCCCTCAATTCCTCCAGTGAAGTATTGCACTCCTGAATTTTATCACAATCATCAGCACTTG GCATACAAGCTGACATCAGAGCCCCGAGGCTTAGCACTGATCCTCAGCAACGTCCGTTTCAGCAGCGAGAGGGACCTGGAATATCGCGCAGGGGGAGCCGTGGACTGCGCTTCCCTGGAGGTGCTTTTCAGGCACCTCGGGTACAGAGTCACTGTTCTTTGTGACCAGACTGCACAG GAGATGCAGAGTGCTTTGGAGAGATTCTCCAAGCTACAAGATCATCGAGATGTGGATTCCTGCATTATAGCTCTGCTTTCCCATGGTGTGGAGGGTGGGGTTTATGGCAGTGATGGCAAACTACTGGAG TTGCAGGAGGCTTTCCGGCTCTTTGATAATGCAAACTGCCCCAATCTCCAGAATAAGCCCAAAATGTTCTTTATTCAGGCCTGCCGGGGAG ATGAGTTGGACCGGGGAGTGGATCAAAGAGATGGCAAAGGACGGTCGGattctccaggctgtgaggaaaGCGATGCGAACAAGGAAGAGAGTCTGAAGCTGCGGCTGCCGACACGCTCGGATATGATCTGTGGATATGCTTGTCTGAAAG GCACTGCGGCCATGCGGAACACCAAGCGTGGCTCCTGGTACGTCGAGGCGCTCGCTTCGGTGTTTGCAGAGGACTCCCGACACACTCACGTGGCTGACATGCTGGTCAAG GTGAACAGGCGAATCAAGCAACGAGAAGGTTATGCCCCAGGCACCGAGTTTCACCGCTGCAAGGAAATGTCGGAATACTGCAGCACGCTCTGTCAGGACCTTTACCTGTTTCCTGGCTATCTACCAGGAAAATAG